A stretch of DNA from Pseudodesulfovibrio sp. JC047:
ATGAGATCTCGCCGGATGGTCATGGGAGCAATGATGGAAAAATCGCGGTGACGGGCGTAGTCTTGGCCGAAGACATGCTGCCTGGTAGGATCAAGCAGCTTGAAAAGCGGCACCAGATTAAGACGAATCCAGTTCTCAGCCCATTCCCGGCGCTGCCCATCCGGCTTTTCGACAAAAGCATCATCAAGGACAAGACGCAGTACGGGCCGGGTCTCCGGCATGGCGGCCTCAATCCAAATTCCGGGGATGGACTGCCCACCGGAATCTCTGGGGACCGCGTCCAGTTCTTCCTTCATTGCGGCAAGCCTCGGGCCGTAACGCTGCCTGATACGATCGTACCAGTCTTTCTTGCCTTCTACTGTCGGAGTCCAGCCCTTGACCAGACACACCCGCTCATACAGGCCATTGGCCACGGCCATGTCGAAAGTATGAGTATGGACGGTCGCGCCCTTGCCATATTTTCCGGCTCGTACATCCTTGACCAATTGGTTGAATGCGTTGTTTTTGCCGTTGTGGGTGGAGATAATGCGAATTTTGCCGCCCCAGATCAGCAGGGCCGTGGTGGCCTCGATAACGGCCTGAACATCGGCATGGAAAGCCGCCTCGTCAATGACCACGATTCCTTGCAAGCCACGAATGTTCGCCGGTCTGCTGGAAAGGGCTACGACCTGAAAGCCGGAAGCGAAACGGATGCGGTAGGCGGTTATATTTTTGGTGCTTCCGTCTTTCTGCTGATCCTCAAAGATAAACTCTTCGATTCCAGACAATCCTTCGCCCTGGGCCTGGGCAATAACTCTGGCAAGTTTGGCGCAGTAACCGACGAATTCAAGCCCTTTATCCTTGGTGTCTCCAATGTAGAAAACATTATCGCCACCGGCCTCCCGTTTGGAGGCGGCGGTAACGGTATCATCCAGGGCCTCGGAAAAGGTGATGCCTGTTCGTCTGCCTTTTTCTTCCACCTTGAAGTCGGATTCGTCCGCGATCCATTCAACCTGATGAGCCATGAGCAGGCCGTCAGCCATAGGATCAAAGTCATCAGGAATTTCACGAACGCTTGCCGGAAGTTCGTCAAATGACAGGACTCGCAGGACATCGCCTGTGGGGGCAAGGGCTTGGGGTGTGGTCATTTGACCCCCAGGAACTTCTCACGCCAGAAACGGACGTCCTTTTCACCCATGCCCTGGGCGCGGCCCATTTCATCGGCAAGCTCGGCGGCGCGTTCGCGTTCCCGCTGCCTGACTTCCTCGGCGTATTTTTTCTGGGTGACGGATGCACGCCCCAACTCGGCCACGGATTTGGCCAAACTGGCCAGATTCACCTTGGCCGGGTCGATTTCCATTGTCAGCAGCACATCAAACATCTTTTCCTGGGTGAGACGCTGGAGCGCCTCATTGATGGCGTTGTCATCATCGGGGTTGGCCATGACGATGGCGCGGGATTGTTCCGTGACCATTTTGAGAGAGGCCAGACGATCTTCAAACTTCTGGCCATACCGATGGACTGCGGATTTGGAAATCTCAAATCCACGATCCTTGAGTTCGTCAGCCAGCAGACGGTAGTCGGCAAAGCCCCCATCAGCCAGGGCGCGGTCGAGCCATTCCTTGACCTCTTTGGGGAGCATATCAACGGCAGAGCGACGCGGCATGGCTACGACCAGTATTTTTCAGGCCGGGCGATGCCGGGTTCGCAATCAATGGTGTACTCGGCCAGATCAACGCCAAGGCGGTTGAGCTTGGCTATCCAGCGGCCGTCCGGTTTCTTGTCCAGGTCGATCAATTCCCGTTCGGCCAGGTAATCCAGCTCGCGGCGGACTTCCAATTCGGTTGCATCGGGGTAGACGCCCTGGATGGTAGCCAAAGCAACGGAGTCATGGCACCCCATGGGGCGGGCGTTATTCAGAGTGAGAATGAGTACCCAGCGCATGTGTTCGCGCCGGACGCGTGCGGGATCAACCACGGCAGCCTCCCTGGTTGTCTAGTTTGTCGGCCAGCCCGTCCAGCTTGGCCTCGATGATGGTCTGGTTACGAATCCAGTCCTCGCGCCGGACATATTCGATGGGCAATTCAGCACGAAGACCGAGGATGCTTTTTTCGTTTTCGTTGGCCTTGGCCACTGCTTCGGCCGCGCTTTTCTTGGCGTCCTTAGCGTCACGATCACGAAGAGCGGTGACGGTTTTCCAGATGGTGAAGACAAAACCGAAAAAGGCAAGCAGCACGGTTATGGCCATGCTGGTCAACTGCCACACGGGAAAGGATACGACAGAGGTCTCTACGCTCATGGTCGGGCCTCTTTTGCTCGGAGTCCGGCAGCCCAATCAATGAGAGCGTTGCACCGTGCCTGCGTAGCACGAGCCCATTGCCCGTAGTCTCGGGCATGGGCCAAAATATCTTCGGGGGTCACAGCCGGGCCTCCTTGAAGTATCCCGGCGTCAACGGCTTGGGCTGTTCCGTTTTTTCCAACAGTCCCGGCGGCGGTTCGGGACAGGGTGTCACAACTGTTACCGGTACCAAGGGCGGCGTTGTATGCGCACACCCACTCAGGGCCAAAACGGCAAGTGCCATCAGCAGTATCAACATCTTGACTCGCATGGGCGATCCTTTGGTTGGTCAATTCTTTGGATTGTTTGGCAATAGTTTTCTTGGCGGCCAAATACTGGCGTTCTATTTTGTGGGCGTGGGCCGTGGCGGTCTCCAGCCGTTGACGGGCCGTTGCTTCCGCAGTCGCCAGCGCCTGGGAATGACTCGCGTGGATCGCGGACACCTCGGCTTGCCGCTTCAGATCAACGGCAGCGTATCCGGCCCGATACCCGCGCCATGCGGCCAGGGCCACAAGCACGGCCATGAGGATGACGACACCCAGGCCCAGGGCGAGCTTTTTCCAGCCGCCACCGGCCAATGCCATTGCGTTGAAAATCATGGACATACTCCTTTGCCCCACCCGGCAGCCTCATACAGAGGTTCCAGAGTGAGCAGGATGCGGCGGGGATAACCTCGGTTCTCGCGGATGGCCCAGGGAGCACGGCCAGCGTTGACCGTCTCTACATGGTCCCACCAGTGGAGGGGATCGAGGCCGTTGCGTTCAGCCAGACGGACGTCGCGACGAAGCCAGCCCAGGCCGCCGTTATAGGCGGACAGGGTCATGGCCATACGGTCACAGCCCGTGGCTGCTTGAATGCGTTTCCAGAGCCACAGGTCATAGGCGGTCAGGGCGCGCAACGCCCAGCCCGGATTGAACGGATCGGCCTTACCGACCTGCGGGGCCACCTCGGGCAGCCAATTGGCCGTGGGGGGCATGAACTGCGCCAGGCCACCGGCACCCACAGGGGATTCTGCATCAGCGCGCCAAAGACTTTCTTGATGAAGCTGCGCGGCGAACGTGGCAACGGGAGCGGCCAGCCCCCATTCCACGCGGGCGCAGCGGATCAATGTCGAGCGGAATTTGTAAGCTCGGTCAGGGATGTCCAGGGCACGGGCCGTGGACGCCCAGCAGAGCAATGCGGCCAAGGCCACGATGGCCGCCAGCCACAGATCAAAGTGACGACGAAACATATTACAGCCCCAGCCCCACGGCGAGCATGGCGGCGCACACGATGGCGGCGCGCCGGAGCTGGGCGGCGACAAAGGGAACCCAATCAAAGATTGAACTGATCTGGATTTCGTCCGCCCGAACCTTATTCACTGTCTCCTCAAAGAGAAGTTCCTGGATGTCGAACTTGTGAGGACGGGCATACGGGAACAGCGCACGGTCGAGGCCGTAGCCAGCCACACCGGCCAGCACGACCAGGGCGACCTTGTAGACGATGACGCCGAGTTGCTGCGGGGAGATCAGGGCCACCGCCGCGACCAGGGCGACGGCAAGAACAGTTGTCAGGGACATTCGGGGCAATTTCACAACGGGCCTCCGCTTGAAGTTTACGGAGACGGCCCGGTCAGAAATCAGCAAACCACCGGACCGCCTCCTTTAGAAGGAGCAAGAGAGGCAACCGTAGGTGGTTTGTCGGAATGTGTATTGTAACGGGCGTTACTAAATCGGGTGAGGTAAAGAAAAAGGCCACCCCGTTGGGTGGCCTTCATTAATCAATACGGGGCGCGCCTTTACTTTCTAAAAGAAGCTCATACTTCTCGCAGTGTAGTTTGTATAAACTAATGGGAATAGTAAAAGATATGAGCAAGCTAAACGAGGACACAAAGACAAAGCCTCGGGCGAGCCAATTGTAACCTACATGAGCTTTGCCCAATGCGACAAGAATCAAGGCAAGCCCCAAAGCCAACGCATAACATAGACAGATGGCGGCTTGTCGACGCATTTTCGATTCAAAAGTGTCCTGATATGCTTGCACTTGTTCCCAGGAAAAAGAGGCAACTGTTGAATCTAGACTACCAACAAGCGCGATCATCGACACAGAAAATCCTATAAAAATTGGAAAAATCTTGATGGCGACCCTTAAGATTTCGTCAAGTTGCTGAATGAAAAAAGGAATTGCCCACGCTACGGCGGCGCTCAATAGGAGCGCGACGCCGACAGCTATTAAATAGATTGGTGTAAACCTTTCGTTTTCACCAACGCCTTTGCGGGTTGAGAATTTCATTCTTGAACTCCACGAGTTTATTGACGGCTTCCGTTCGGAACACGCTTTTGCCGAACGGCTCAAGCCTTTCCTTTTTGGAGATGGTAATATCCTTTTGCGTGATGATTTTACCATCGTTTGTTTCTATCCTGTATCCGTCTTCGCCATCAAGGATTTCCTCAGCTACATCATTTGCCCAATTGGTTTGGGTCACGTCTCCTTTTTTAGGAATCGAAATTTGCAGCTTAACCTGCCCTCTGGAGGCGCGCATTGCCTCTACCAATTTTTTGTCTCTTTGGGTCAAGTCGGCAATCATTGTCCGTAGCAAGCCCTTTTTCTTGACACGATCAAGACGGTCAAAGGCTGGAGAGTCAAGAGCCGCATCCAGACGGATAGAATGTACCCCTGACTCCTTGATCACTTTAATTTTTTCAAAATTG
This window harbors:
- a CDS encoding DUF3486 family protein encodes the protein MPRRSAVDMLPKEVKEWLDRALADGGFADYRLLADELKDRGFEISKSAVHRYGQKFEDRLASLKMVTEQSRAIVMANPDDDNAINEALQRLTQEKMFDVLLTMEIDPAKVNLASLAKSVAELGRASVTQKKYAEEVRQRERERAAELADEMGRAQGMGEKDVRFWREKFLGVK
- a CDS encoding transglycosylase SLT domain-containing protein; translation: MFRRHFDLWLAAIVALAALLCWASTARALDIPDRAYKFRSTLIRCARVEWGLAAPVATFAAQLHQESLWRADAESPVGAGGLAQFMPPTANWLPEVAPQVGKADPFNPGWALRALTAYDLWLWKRIQAATGCDRMAMTLSAYNGGLGWLRRDVRLAERNGLDPLHWWDHVETVNAGRAPWAIRENRGYPRRILLTLEPLYEAAGWGKGVCP
- a CDS encoding putative holin, which encodes MKLPRMSLTTVLAVALVAAVALISPQQLGVIVYKVALVVLAGVAGYGLDRALFPYARPHKFDIQELLFEETVNKVRADEIQISSIFDWVPFVAAQLRRAAIVCAAMLAVGLGL